From Watersipora subatra chromosome 2, tzWatSuba1.1, whole genome shotgun sequence, one genomic window encodes:
- the LOC137387242 gene encoding acyl-CoA 6-desaturase-like, with protein MEISESHADRQKSYRWEEINKHSEKSSRWIVIDREVYDVTNWSKKHPGGSALLGHYAGQDATEAFEAFHHNSINYVRKFLKPLRIGHLQEDQEVIDSSIRADFKELKLTAEKMGLFEGSKFFFAALFLHILVLDIASYLVLRYYGSGWIPWMISITLFTTAQVQLAWYQHDAGHLSIFKSNKINRMYHKLLFCVMKGTCCHWWNHMHYQHHSKPNIIGKDPDVRLEKLFVIGDVMPVEVAKKEGTLTMPYNWQHKYFFIIGPPLLFPVYFQYMTFRHAVTRRLYLEGVLMALFFLRFYLMYAPLLGGITGCILYYEVCRVLESHWFTWVSQSNHIPMNIVNDEPSGKAWLVYQLNATCNVEKSFFNDWFTGHLNFQIEHHLFPQMPRHNYYRIAPLVKSLCQKHGVAYNVKTIQQAFRDIVRSLRDSGSLWLHTYQELHST; from the exons ATGGAAATCTCTGAGTCACACGCAGATAGACAGAAATCCTACAG ATGGGAGGAAATAAACAAGCACTCAGAGAAGTCTAGTCGATGGATCGTCATCGACAGGGAAGTCTATGATGTGACAAACTGGTCTAAAAAGCATCCCGGTGGAAGCGCACTTCTAGGGCACTATGCTGGTCAAGACGCAACG GAAGCATTTGAAGCATTCCACCATAATAGCATCAACTACGTGAGGAAATTTCTCAAGCCTTTGCGTATCGGTCATTTGCAAGAGGATCAAGAGGTTATCGACTCAAGCATCAGAGCCGATTTTAAAGAGTTAAAACTGACTGCAGAGAAAATG GGTCTTTTTGAGGGTAGTAAATTCTTCTTTGCCGCTCTTTTTCTGCACATCCTTGTCCTTGACATCGCTAGCTATTTGGTACTGAGATACTATGGCTCCGGGTGGATCCCTTGGATGATCAGCATTACACTCTTCACGACTGCTCAG GTGCAGCTTGCATGGTACCAGCACGATGCCGGACATCTCTCCATATTTAAAAGCAACAAGATTAACAGAATGTACCACAAACTCTTGTTTTGTGTGATGAAAGGGACATGCTGCCATTGGTGGAACCACATGCACTATCAACACCATTCCAAGCCTAACATT ATTGGCAAAGACCCTGACGTTAGATTGGAGAAACTGTTTGTGATTGGTGACGTGATGCCAGTTGAGGTAGCCAAAAAGGAGGGGACGCTGACTATGCCGTATAACTGGCAGCACAAATACTTCTTCATCA TCGGACCTCCTCTTCTTTTCCCGGTATATTTCCAGTATATGACCTTCAGGCACGCCGTTACGAGACGCCTCTATTTG GAAGGTGTCCTGATGGCCTTGTTTTTCCTCAGGTTCTATCTTATGTATGCTCCTCTACTCGGTGGGATCACAGGCTGCATCCTTTACTACGAAGTCTGCCG AGTGTTGGAGAGCCACTGGTTCACATGGGTCTCACAGTCAAACCATATTCCTATGAACATAGTGAATGATGAACCATCTGGTAAAGCCTGGCTTGTCTATCAG CTAAATGCGACATGCAATGTAGAGAAATCCTTCTTCAATGACTGGTTTACTGGACATCTCAACTTCCAGATAGAACATCA TTTATTTCCCCAAATGCCTAGACACAACTACTACAGAATTGCACCATTGGTAAAGTCCCTGTGTCAGAAGCACGGTGTCGCCTACAATGTTAAGACTATTCAACAAGCTTTTCGTGATATTGTCCG TTCGCTGAGAGACTCAGGAAGCCTCTGGTTGCACACCTATCAAGAACTTCACTCAACTTAG